Below is a genomic region from Bradyrhizobium sp. 1(2017).
CGATGAAGCGCTGCGCGAGGTCGAACTCGACATCGCCGAAGGCGCCGACATGGTGATGGTGAAGCCCGGCATGCCCTATCTCGACGTGGTTCGCCGCGTGAAGGACACGTTTGCGATGCCGACCTTCGCCTATCAGGTCTCCGGCGAATACGCGATGATCGCAGCCGCCGCCAATAACGGCTGGCTCGACGGCGAGCGCGCCATGATGGAAAGCCTGCTCGCCTTCAAGCGCGCCGGCGCCGACGGCGTGCTGAGTTATTTTGCTCCGAAGGTGGCGGAGAAGCTGCGGGCGCAGGAGTAAGCGGCCGTCGTCCCGGCGAACGCTTAGCGAGTTTGCGCACCCTGTCTCCACGGTGTTGTCCTGGCGAAAGCCAGGACCCATACCCACCGGCTTCCGTTCGACGAAGACTCGTAGTGGGCATTTCGCCGCATCGCTCCTTCCTAGGGTGGGTCCTGACTTTCGGCAGGACGACAGCGGAAGCGTTGCGCAGGCATGGCCTCACCTCCTCTCGCGCCGCCGAATCGCCGGAATATTTCGGCTTGTTGACGTCCGCGCCCTTGGCATGCGGACGAGCTGTTCCCATGTCCTGCCACGGGGGTTCGCTGGGAGAACGGACATGTCGGACTCGGGCAATTCAGGCACTTGGCGTAGCGATGGCGGAATGCAGCCGCACGCCTACGACCCCTATCTGCATCCGGAGCTGTTCCGCGGCGTGGCGACGCGGCGCGTGTTCGCCTTCCTGATCGACATGATCGTGATCTCCGTACCTGTCATTCTCGGCTACGTCTTCATCGCCCTGTTCGGCGTGGTCACGCTCGGCCTCGGCTGGGCGCTGTTCTGGATCGCCTGGCCGGCCTCGGTGGTCTGGGCCATCGTCTATTACGGCGCGAGCATCGGCGGTCCGTCGTCCGCGACCGTGGGGATGCGTCTGATGGACCTGGAACTGCGCACCTGGTACGGCGCGCCCGGCTATTTCGTGCTCGGCGCCACCCATGCGGTGCTGTTCTGGGTGACGGTTTCCTTCCTGACGCCCTTCGTGGTGCTGGTCGGCCCGTTCAACGGCCGCCGTCGCCTGCTGCACGATTTCGTGCTGGGAACGGTCGTGGTCAACAACTCGGTTCGCATCCCGGCGCCCCAGGCCGCACGGACCTACTGAAAACCCGGCGATCAAGGACCTATCAACCTGGATCACCTAAGCTGGCTGATCTGATCTGCCGAGCAGGCCAATTGACCGGGGGCTTTCGGAGCGCGATGCTGATGTACAGTTTGGAGGCCCACGACGTCCCTTGACCCAGCACTCGCGCGACACCCCACAATTTTACCTCACGGCGCCCTCCCCGTGCCCCTATCTGCCGGGCCGGCATGAGCGCAAGGTATTCACGCATCTCGTGGGTGAGCGCGCCGGTGATCTCAACGACCTCCTGACCCATGGCGGGTTCCGCCGCAGCCAATCGATCGCCTATCGCCCCGCCTGTGACCAGTGCCGCGCCTGCGTCTCGGTCCGGGTGGTCGCCAACGAGTTCCGACCCTCCCGCAACTTCCGCAAGGTGATGGCGCGCAATGCCGACATCGTCGGCGAGCAGCGCAGCGCGGTGCCGACCTCCGAGCAATATTCCGTTTTCCGGGCCTATCTCGACGCCCGCCACCGGCATGGCGGCATGGCCGACATGACCGTGCTCGACTACGCCATGATGGTCGAGGACAGCCATGTCGAGACCCGCATCATCGAGTACCGCAAGCGCGGACCCGACAGCGGCATCACCGGCCGCGGCGAGGAGCTGATCGCGGTGGCACTCACGGACGTCCTCAGCGACGGCCTGTCGATGGTCTATTCCTTCTTCGAGCCCAGCCAGGTCAGCCGCTCGATGGGTACGTTCATGATCCTCGACCACATCGCGCGCGCCCGCCGGCAGGGGCTGCCTTACGTCTATCTCGGCTACTGGATCGAAGGCTCGAAGAAGATGGACTACAAGGCCCGCTTCCTGCCGCAGCAGCGCCTCGCCCCATCAGGCTGGCTGCGGATCGACGCGCAGGGAGATGCAATGTCCGAGCCGCAGGATTGAAGGAGCGAATGGTGAGTGGTGAATAGCGAACAGGAGAAATACTCCCCACTCGCTCCTCGCTATTCGCCACTCACCCGAACAGGGTATCCGCGAGCAGCTTCACGTTCAAGATCACGATGACGCCCGCGACGATCCAGGCGACCGCGGCGACCGACATCGGAATTGCGAACTTGCCCATCTTGCGACGGTCGGAGACGAAGCGGACCAGCGGGATGACGGCGAAGGGCAGCTGCATCGACAGCACGACCTGGCTGAACACCAGCAAATCCGCCGTGCCGCGCTCACCATAGATCGCGGTGACAATGATCACAGGAATGATCGCGATGCCGCGCGTGAGCAGGCGCCGCGCCCAGCTCGGCAGACGCAGGTCGAGAAAGCCCTCCATCACGATCTGGCCGGCGAGCGTCGCGGTCACCGTCGAGTTGAGGCCGGAAGCGAGCAGCGCCACCGCGAACAGCGTTGAGGCGATGCCGAGGCCGAGCAGCGGCGACAGCAGCTCGAAGGCCTGACCGATCTCGGCGACGTCGGAATGCCCGCTCTTGTGGAAGGTCGCAGCGGCGACGACGAGGATCGCGGCGTTGATGAAGAGCGCGAGCATCAAGGCGATCGTCGAGTCCGTCGTCGCCCATTTGATCGCCTCGCGCCGGCCGGCATCGTTGCGCTCATAGGCGCGCGTCTGCACGATCGAGGAGTGCAGGTAAAGATTATGTGGCATCACGGTCGCGCCGATGATGCCGATTGCGATGTAGAGCATCGCGGAATTGGTGAAAATCTCGCTCTTCGGCACGAAGCCGCGCAGGACCTCGGCCACCGGCGGAGCAGCGGCCACGATCTGGACTGCGAAGCAGACCGCGATCACCACCAGCAACGCGATGACGAACGCTTCCAGGAAGCGGAAGCCGCGATTCATCAGGATGAGAAGCAGGAACGCATCGAGCGCGGCGAGCAGCGCCCCGCCGATCAGGGGAATGCCGAACAGCAGCTTCAGCGCGATCGCGGTGCCGATCACCTCGGCGAGATCGCAGGCGATGATCGCCGCCTCGCAGGCGAGCCAGAGCAGGAAATTCACCGGCGGCGAATAGGTCGCGCGGCAGGCCTGCGCGAGGTCGCGGTCGGTGACGATGCCAAGCCGCGCAGCCAGCGACTGCAGCAGGATCGCCATCAAGTTCGAGAGCAGGATGACCGCGAGCAGCGTGTAGCCGAACTTCGATCCGCCGGCGAGGTCGGTCGCCCAGTTGCCGGGATCCATGTAGCCGACCGAGACGAGATAGCCCGGACCAACGAAGGCCAGCAGCCGCCGCCACCAAAGGCCGGTGGCGGGGATCGCGACGGTGGAATTGACTTCGGCGAGGCTCTTGGTGGTGGGCGCGTCGGCACGCCAGCCGGCAGTGTTGGGGCTCAATTGAGGTGATCGGGCATCCATGCTGGCAGAATACCCGACTTCACTCTTATTGCAACTCATTTGCAACTGCATCTAGCAGCACCCTCCCATGTGGCCGTGGGACTTCTCTTGTCGGGAAGCGGGTGGGTTCGGTGGTCATGGAAGGCGAACATTGGCGCAAGTTCGCTCTCGCAGGATATGCGCCATGTCAACGTCGCCTCGTCTCCCTGACACCTTCAACCGCCTCGCCTGGTCGAACCTCGCGGCGCAGTCGGCCGAGCAGATCGCGCTCGCCGCAGCGCCCATCGTCGCCGTGCTGACGCTCGGGGTTGCCGAGGGGCGGACCGGCCTGCTCCAGACCGCCCTCACCTTGCCCTTCGTCCTGTTCGCCATTCCCGCCGGCGTGCTCGCCGACCGCATCTCGCGCCGCAGGTTGATGGCAGGCGCCGAAGCGCTGCGGGCCGCCGCACTCGCGGCTATCGTGCTCCTGCTGGCGCTCGGCGCGCTCGATCTGCCGCTGCTGGCGCTGCTCGGTTTCGCGGCTGTCTGCGGCACCGTCGTCTACAGTGTCGCTGCACCGGCGCTGGTGCCCTCACTGGTGAGCCCGGACCTGTTGCCGGCAGCGAACGCACGGATCGAGCTTGCGCGCACCGTCGCCTTCGCGAGCGGACCGGCGCTCGGCGGCGTGCTGGTGGGATGGTGGGGCGCAAGCCCCGCCTTCGGCTTCGCCGCCGCGCTTTCTGCCGTCGCGGTGGTGCTGCTGTCCGGCATCTACGAGCCCGACCGCACGCCGGCGCCGCGGCGCCATCCGTTGCAGGACATTCGCGAAGGCGCGGCTTTCGTGTTTCACCATCCGCTGCTGCGGCCGGTGTTCATCACCCAGTTCATCTTCAACACCGGCTGGTTCCTGCAGATCGCGGTGTTCGTGCCCTATGCGGTGCGTCATCTCGGGTTGACCGCGGCCGGCGTCGGCGCCGTGCTGACGATGTACGGCGTCGGCATGGTGATCGGCGCGCTGCTCGCCACGCGCGTGATGCAGCGCCTGGCGTTCGGCACCGTCGTCGGCCTCGGCCCGGTCACCGGTTTCGTCGCCGCCTTGGTGATGGCGCTGACGGTGCTGGTCCCCTCGCCCTGGCTTGCGGCCCTGAGCTTCTTCCTGCTCGGCGTCGGGCCCATCCTGTGGGTGATTTCGACAACGACGCTGCGCCAGTCGGTAACCCCGCCGCGCCTGCTCGGCCGCGTCTCCGCCATCAACATCATGAGCTACGGCGCCCGGCCGCTCGGCTCGGCGCTGGGCGCGATCGTCGGCGGGCTCTGGAGCGCGGAAGCGTGCCTGTATCTGGCCGCCGCCGTGTTCGGCGTCCAGGCGCTGGTGATCCTGCTGTCGCCGGCTGTGGCGCTGGACCGGCAGCCGGACATGGTGGGGGACGAGGCGGCGGTGCGGTGCTAGGCACTCCGTCATTGCGAGGAGCGTAGCGACGAAGCAATCCAGGGTCCTTCCGCCGAGGGACTCTGGATTGCTTCGCTGCGCTCGCAATGACGGAGCAAGCCGGAACAGCCCGGCCTACCCCGCCAGATACCGCTCGTAGCTCCCCGTCACGGGCTCGCTGGCATCGACGTCGGGATCGAGCGTGTAGAGATCCTGCGCGCGGCCGATGCCGCGCAGGGCGTAGCGGCCGGTGGAGACGAGATAGCGGCGCCCGGCAGCATCGAGGCCCTTGTAGAATTCCGACGAGGCCAGGAGCTCGCGATCGACCGAGCGGCTCATCGAGGCGATGCGGCTGACCTCGTTGACGGTCGGCCCGACCACGGTGAAGTCGAGCCGGTCCTCGCTGCCGATATTGCCGTAGAAGACCTCGCCGACATGCAGGCCGATATAGGCCGACGTGGTGGGACGGCCGTCGGCGGCCCGGCGCGCGTTCAGCGCCGCGACGTTCTTGCGAAACAGATGCTCGGCGCGCAGCGCGGCACGGCGCGCGTCCGCCATGTCCTCGCCCCAGAACATCGCCAGCACGCCGTCGCCGATCAGCTTCAGCACGTCGCCCCCGGCATCGTGGATCGGATCGATCACGGCCTGGGCGTAGTCGTTGAGGAACGGAATGATCTCGTCGGGACCGATGCTCTCGCTGATCCCGGTCGAGCCACGCAAATCCGAATACCAGAGCACGGCGTTGATGCGCTCGGTGACGCCGCGCGAGATGCGCCCGCGCAAGACCTGCTCGGAAGCATCGCGGCCGAGATAGACGCGGCCGAGCGTGCGGGCGATGTCGACTTGCTGGCCCGACTTGATCGCGAGCCCCAGTACCGGCACGAGATCGCGCAGCGCTTCCAGCTCCGCTCCGGAGAAGCCGCTGTCGCGCCGCGTGGTCCAGCAGGAATAGAGGCAGTCCATCAGGCCGAGCGCGCCGTTTTCGCCGAAGCGATGCACGAAAGCGAGATAGTGCTTGTGGCCCTTTTCGGCGAGCTCGCCGATCTGCGAGAAATCCATCGACGGCGCATCGGCGAGATCGATCACCATCTCGTCGTGGCCGTTCTCGAGCATGTGGAAGAACACCGAGCGGCGCCAGCTCTTGGCGGCGTCGCCGTCGGCTGTCGAGCCGTATTCGAACGCGTCGCTCTCGTTGCTCGGACGGTCGCTCCAGCGGAAGCCGCGGCCCTCATAGATCGGATGCAGCGTGTCGATGACGACCAGCCCGCGCGACAGTTCCAGCCCCTCGGCGCAGCAGCGCTCGCAGAAGCCGCGGAGCAGTTCGTTTTCAGGCAGGCCCGTGAGCCCCTGGCCGGTCAGCCAGTTCATCAGCGCGAGGCGCGAGGTCAATTGCATGCGCCATTATGGCGTGCATTCGTGACGAGCGAAAGGCGGCTGTGCTCACGGCCCAAGGCTCACGGCCCAAGGCTCCCGTCCGCAGCAGGGCGAATATGCCGCAGACGCTGTTGACGCGCTCTCGCCGCAGGCGGCAAATGGCTCCGATGACACAGGCGACCAGAAGCACAAGGACATGAGCCAGCGCCAGCTTCCGATCATCCTGGCGCTCGGCACCACGCAGACCCTGGCCTGGGCCTCCAGCTATTATCTGCCGGCGTTGATCGCCGATCCCATGGCCCGCGACCTCGGCGTCTCCTCCAACTGGATCTTCGGCGCGTTCTCGGCTTCGCTCGTGATCTCCGCAATGCTCGGCCCGCGCATCGGACGGCAGATCGACCTCGTCGGCGGACGGCAGGTCCTGTCGGCCTCGAACCTTACGATCGCCGCCGGGCTCGTCCTGCTCGGGCTCGCGCAGTCGGTGGCGGTGATGGCGATCGCCTGGCTCGTGCTCGGCATCGGCATGGCGATGGGTCTGTATGACGCCGCCTTCGCCGCGCTGGGGCGCATCTACGGCACCGAGGCGCGCAGGCCGATCACCGGCATCACGCTGATGGCGGGCTTCGCCTCGACGGTCGGCTGGCCGCTCACTGCCTGGGGCCTCGCCCATATCGGCTGGCGCGAGACCTGCTTTGCCTGGGCGGCCGCCAATCTCCTGATCGGCCTGCCCCTCAATTTCTTCATGCTGCCGGCGATCCGGGGCGCGAAGCAGGCTGCGGCGACCGCCGAGAAGCCGCATCTGCCGCTCGACCGCACCATGATCCTGCTCGCCTTCATCTTTGCCGCGGTCTGGACCGTCACCGGCGCCATGGCCGCGCATTTCCCGCGCATCCTGGAGGCGACGGGCGCAACGCCTGTCGAGGCGATTGCAGCCGGCGCGTTGATCGGCCCGGCACAGGTCGGCGCGCGCCTGCTCGAGGCCGGCCTCCTCAGCCGCTTCCATCCGCTGTGGTCGACGCGGCTCGCCTGCCTCACCCATCCGATCGGCGCGGTGGTCGTCGCAATCTTCGGCGCCGCCGCCGCGAGCGCGTTCGCGCTGTTTCACGGCTCTGGCAACGGCATCCTGACCATCGCGCGCGGCACGCTGCCGCTCGCCATCTTCGGACCGAAGGATTTCGGCTACCGTCTCGGCATCATCGGCGCACCGGCGCGGATGGCACAGGCGGTGGCGCCGCTCGCCTTCGGCCTGCTGATCGATGTCATGGGCGCCAAGGTGCTGATCGTATCGTCAGCGCTGAGCCTCGCGGCCCTCGTCGCGCTGTTTGCGATCCACCCGGACCAACGGCCGACGTGACGCTTGCACAAAGGGCGTCCGTTCGCGTCCTTCGCTCGCAGGTCACGGCGGATCGAGATCGCCCCAACCCCGCTTCTCGTCCGGAGGACTGGCTGGAGCATCGTGTACCGTCAACGGCTGCCCGTCCGCAACCAGCCGCGCGAGTTGCGGCGCGGCGGCGCTGGTACCGATGAGACGAAACACGACGCCGCTTCGATTGCCCCCGGCGCGTACGCCCTGGAGAGCATCCGACTCGTCGCAGAACAGCGCGTAGTCGGGCCCGATCCTCGGTGCATAAGGCCCGGTTCGTGCACGGCCCGCTGATGAATAAGCCGACTTGCGTTTCGGCGCCGAAAGAATGTAGCCGCCGGCCACGTGAACACCAGCGACGCTGTCGGTACCAATCCCGTTGAGGGTGCCGAGGCGAGACACAAGCGATCCGGATCTGTCGAACTCTCCACCGGCATATGTGCAGCCGGCCCCGGCCGCGCCGCCCGCCTCCCATCCGGCATCGACAAAATAGGACCGCTTGGCGCCGGTAGACATGTTCATGTTCGGATCGGTGCGCGCCACATAGGCATGAACCTCGTGCCCCACCGCGATGCCCTCGACCTTGATCTTCCAATTGCCATGTTCGGGCACCGCGCCGGTTCTGGCGACGGTGGGCTCGACCGCCATCAGCCACACCCTGTCGTCACCCCAGACGACCGGGGCATACGCGCCAGTGTAGGGCGGAAGTGCGGGTACGCCGGGCGGCGGGGGTGGCGGCGTCGGCGGCGGCGGACCGGCGGTCGATGAGGAGCTGTCACCGCCGGGCGACGTCAGCGTAACGACGACACCGCCCGTATGGTGCTTCTTCATCCAGACTTCGGCAAAGCAGAGCACGGTGTTGTCGGGAGGAAGGCGCCACGTCCATTCGACATAGTCAGGGTCCGCCATGGTTGGCCTGGCGAAACGGACGTGCCCATCGCTCAGATAATTGTTGCCGGCGGGCAGGAAGACGTCGAGCTTTGGTTTTACGGAAATCCCGTCATAATAGGTGACAAGCTCTCTCAGCTTGCCCTCGAGCTCCGCTGTGCCGTTGTGAGCTCCGGTCGTCGGCCCGTAGCTGACATTGATCACCACGTTGGTCGTGCCGGAATCGACAAACGACATGATGTAATCGATTGCATCGGCGACGTAACCCTTCAGCCAGATGCCGGTCGCGTCACGAAGGCAGCTCTCAGGAAACTGCACGAACACGATGTCTGCTTCGCAAGCGGGATCGGACAGGGGATCTCCGGGCTGCCAATTTGGCGGATCGCCGCGCGCGATCCGCGCCGAGGGCGGAATGCGGCCGGCGAGGACATCCATCACATGTGCGCCATGCGAGCCCTGATGCTTGAGGGTCTTGAATTCCCCATCCGCGTAGCAGCCATCCTCGTCGACCGTGCTTGCTCGCTTGTGCAACTGGATCCAGTCATTGAGGCCAAGCACGCCGGATACGGAGTCCCGAAGGAACTCGAGGCCGTAGTTGAAGTCGAAGGGTTTTTCGCCAAAGACGTCGGCTCCTACCGGAATCGGAACTCTGCCCGGGTGCTCGGTCTGATCCCAGATTCCGCGGACACGCGTCCCGGTCGCAACA
It encodes:
- a CDS encoding RDD family protein; the encoded protein is MSDSGNSGTWRSDGGMQPHAYDPYLHPELFRGVATRRVFAFLIDMIVISVPVILGYVFIALFGVVTLGLGWALFWIAWPASVVWAIVYYGASIGGPSSATVGMRLMDLELRTWYGAPGYFVLGATHAVLFWVTVSFLTPFVVLVGPFNGRRRLLHDFVLGTVVVNNSVRIPAPQAARTY
- a CDS encoding arginyltransferase — translated: MTQHSRDTPQFYLTAPSPCPYLPGRHERKVFTHLVGERAGDLNDLLTHGGFRRSQSIAYRPACDQCRACVSVRVVANEFRPSRNFRKVMARNADIVGEQRSAVPTSEQYSVFRAYLDARHRHGGMADMTVLDYAMMVEDSHVETRIIEYRKRGPDSGITGRGEELIAVALTDVLSDGLSMVYSFFEPSQVSRSMGTFMILDHIARARRQGLPYVYLGYWIEGSKKMDYKARFLPQQRLAPSGWLRIDAQGDAMSEPQD
- a CDS encoding Nramp family divalent metal transporter gives rise to the protein MDARSPQLSPNTAGWRADAPTTKSLAEVNSTVAIPATGLWWRRLLAFVGPGYLVSVGYMDPGNWATDLAGGSKFGYTLLAVILLSNLMAILLQSLAARLGIVTDRDLAQACRATYSPPVNFLLWLACEAAIIACDLAEVIGTAIALKLLFGIPLIGGALLAALDAFLLLILMNRGFRFLEAFVIALLVVIAVCFAVQIVAAAPPVAEVLRGFVPKSEIFTNSAMLYIAIGIIGATVMPHNLYLHSSIVQTRAYERNDAGRREAIKWATTDSTIALMLALFINAAILVVAAATFHKSGHSDVAEIGQAFELLSPLLGLGIASTLFAVALLASGLNSTVTATLAGQIVMEGFLDLRLPSWARRLLTRGIAIIPVIIVTAIYGERGTADLLVFSQVVLSMQLPFAVIPLVRFVSDRRKMGKFAIPMSVAAVAWIVAGVIVILNVKLLADTLFG
- a CDS encoding MFS transporter, translating into MSTSPRLPDTFNRLAWSNLAAQSAEQIALAAAPIVAVLTLGVAEGRTGLLQTALTLPFVLFAIPAGVLADRISRRRLMAGAEALRAAALAAIVLLLALGALDLPLLALLGFAAVCGTVVYSVAAPALVPSLVSPDLLPAANARIELARTVAFASGPALGGVLVGWWGASPAFGFAAALSAVAVVLLSGIYEPDRTPAPRRHPLQDIREGAAFVFHHPLLRPVFITQFIFNTGWFLQIAVFVPYAVRHLGLTAAGVGAVLTMYGVGMVIGALLATRVMQRLAFGTVVGLGPVTGFVAALVMALTVLVPSPWLAALSFFLLGVGPILWVISTTTLRQSVTPPRLLGRVSAINIMSYGARPLGSALGAIVGGLWSAEACLYLAAAVFGVQALVILLSPAVALDRQPDMVGDEAAVRC
- a CDS encoding adenylate/guanylate cyclase domain-containing protein, whose product is MQLTSRLALMNWLTGQGLTGLPENELLRGFCERCCAEGLELSRGLVVIDTLHPIYEGRGFRWSDRPSNESDAFEYGSTADGDAAKSWRRSVFFHMLENGHDEMVIDLADAPSMDFSQIGELAEKGHKHYLAFVHRFGENGALGLMDCLYSCWTTRRDSGFSGAELEALRDLVPVLGLAIKSGQQVDIARTLGRVYLGRDASEQVLRGRISRGVTERINAVLWYSDLRGSTGISESIGPDEIIPFLNDYAQAVIDPIHDAGGDVLKLIGDGVLAMFWGEDMADARRAALRAEHLFRKNVAALNARRAADGRPTTSAYIGLHVGEVFYGNIGSEDRLDFTVVGPTVNEVSRIASMSRSVDRELLASSEFYKGLDAAGRRYLVSTGRYALRGIGRAQDLYTLDPDVDASEPVTGSYERYLAG
- a CDS encoding MFS transporter; translation: MSQRQLPIILALGTTQTLAWASSYYLPALIADPMARDLGVSSNWIFGAFSASLVISAMLGPRIGRQIDLVGGRQVLSASNLTIAAGLVLLGLAQSVAVMAIAWLVLGIGMAMGLYDAAFAALGRIYGTEARRPITGITLMAGFASTVGWPLTAWGLAHIGWRETCFAWAAANLLIGLPLNFFMLPAIRGAKQAAATAEKPHLPLDRTMILLAFIFAAVWTVTGAMAAHFPRILEATGATPVEAIAAGALIGPAQVGARLLEAGLLSRFHPLWSTRLACLTHPIGAVVVAIFGAAAASAFALFHGSGNGILTIARGTLPLAIFGPKDFGYRLGIIGAPARMAQAVAPLAFGLLIDVMGAKVLIVSSALSLAALVALFAIHPDQRPT